In the Ictalurus furcatus strain D&B chromosome 13, Billie_1.0, whole genome shotgun sequence genome, GATGTTTTGTAGCTCACCATGTTTACccatgttttgatttcatttgtGTATTACTACAGGATTCTTTATACGTGGTGACACATGAATGAATACGTCCCAGTTGTCTCGACCAAAAGATGGCACCGAGCTAATACATGAGATCTATTGCAAAAAGGATTAGTGATATATCcacataagaaaaaaatatatatcaacaAAAGTAATGTTTGTTTAGTGAGTgtatcatacagtatattacacttttttttcatatgaGCACCTACACTTGAATAACTCTGTGATGAATGCATCATTAAATTGTTTACCTAGTAACGTCAAATTTGTCAACATTCTTTTCGGTGGTGATCACAGATAAAGATAGATAGAGGTTTGGTTACAAAATGCAGGTGTGTTCCTTTGCATAAGTCAAGGGAAATGTGGTAGTAACACATAGGAGAATATTTTCAGGAGATGAACAAGTCCAACGGTttattgaagaagaaaaaaaacccacacatttAAGTAgagatcaaataaataaacaaacaaacagttgtAGTTAGATCCGAATACATATTGTGTCTTCTAACAAACCATGAGTGTTGTTTCCACTGGAGAAATTCTTGCCTTACTCTTTTGCATCTGCCACTCCTCCAGCAGTAATGGCAAAGGTAGCTTCATTTTCTGGCATGTCAGGGCTTGAAAGGAGGAAATAAtccttttaacttttttttagtcTTCAATTTGCATTCACATCAGCAATCATCTCACACAATTTAATGagttattattttatctatTGGCTTTAGTGTATATTAGTTTAGCCAGCACCAAAAAATGAATTACCTATCGAATATTTTGGCAATTCTCATTTCACCACGTCCTTTCCTCAAACTTATGCGTGTGGTGGAGGCATGTGCCAGTATGTGACCTCCAATTGGCTTTTTGGGATCTGCTTGAAATCTTTAACAGAGTGGTTAGAAATCAGCTGCTGTACCTACACTCAACACCTCaccttcattacacacacattattctaTTTACATtcaatgtatatactgtattttggtCATGCTTACACTGATGGGACCTACAGGACGGACACACTACTACAACATTCTGTAGCGTACGCAacgtttgagagagagaaacttttAATACTTACGTCATCCCGGCTCCTGGGTCTGCTGTCATCTGATTGGTGACAAACACTGCGACATTGTACTCtgtgaaaagtaaaacagaaatattatgatcaGACAAGGgttgagttatttatttagtgtttttattttcattcaataAGTGGATTTGTCTCTCATGTCTTTAGTACACTGCAAAAACTAATATCACAGCAAGTGGAAATAATTATCAATACTGTCACGTTACGAGATTGGGAACGGAGTTGAATACGGAAGCAGGTACAGGTAAAGACGTTTATTAAAGAAGGCAGGCAAATCCAAATCAGTAATCCAATGcgtggtccaaaaacatgcaaaaggtcaggcgatcggcaaacaggcatgaaTAGAGCGAGGCAATAATCAGAGTCGAGAAACTATAAATGAGGTCAGAGATCATGAAccgaaacaacaacaaaggacaaccgcttggtaagtgagttaaactcaatactacgcaaagtcatagtgtttcaacagtctcttttaaagtgtggtgtgattgtgagtgtgattgggaacaggtgtgtctgactagtggtctggagaaggtgaacatgtaTGCGTGTGGtaagtgtagtccatggtggccatgtttgtaggccatagtgcaggatgggaactgtagtctggtttgctgtgacatgacaaataCAGTCTAATTTATAGAGTGTTTCCTATTATAATACTACAATAAACcgaatatatgattattaaacatTGTAAAAGCTATTTGACTAATgccaagcttgaaatagtcttgttctattagcagatatttttagattttatttgattttatatttgattatattttatttataagatCTCATAATAAGACATTTTGacttgctatttaaaaaaataattgggGGGAGGCATATTACCAttttctgataggtttcttctgtatgtcccacaatcctgtttaaaaactaagagggatagagctttttcagtcgcTGCCCCTCAtctatggaatcaattgccactaCACATCcaccttgcaccttctattaccatttttaaaaagaggctaaAAGtgtatctcttctcccaggcgttttGATAaaaatttttactattgtctattgtctgtctttatttgattttattctgttttctatttgacttttctttactctgttcagcactttggtcatctttgctgtgttaaatgtgctttataaaaaatttttacactTACTTACTATCTTCATTGGGACATATTACCATCTCAAATGAACATGGTTAGTGTGTTAGGTAACAACAGAATATGAACGTTTTGGACCgtttgtgaaataaaactgaCCTTCTGAGATCTTTTGCAGCCTGGAAAGCATCTGTGCCAgcttctgctgtctctctgcaAGCTCACCTCTACCTGAGAAGTCCACTCTGAACAAAGCCATGATGGAGTCTATGATCTGAAGCAAAACAAAGGCCCAAGTTAAAAACAGTTGAATGGTATGGTACTAAACTAGTAATAACATAGTACTACATTGTACAGATATGATCAaagtctgttttcttttttctttctattcctGTTACTTGCCAAGAGCTTGAAGACACCTCCCTCTTCATGAAATTTGGCTGCCACAAAGTCTAACAGCTCCATCTGATGTTCACCTAAAATGGCCAAATCCAGCAGCAATGCACAAAATATCTACCAAATCAAACATAAAAGAGAAGCTAAGCTCAATAATAATCATGTCTTACTGGTATAGGCACGGGCATAAAGCACATTATCAAGGACTGCTTCATGATCCACATTGAACCTGTCGGCAATGTCCTTCAGCCTGTCTGGGCGACTGAGAATTACAGGTTAAGAACAAAAACACTAATAGCAACAGAATGTATCACTAACAGTGAGGATGGGGGAAAATGACAGATTCTTAGATTCGTCACTATTCTCTGTTAAAATACCTTTCCATAGGCTTAAGGCTATttgtaattgaaaaaaaaacttttcaggaCATAAGAAAATGATGTCTTAAAAGCAACATGTGGTcatactggggggggggggggggggggtctagaTTTTAgcctatagaaataaaaaattcagtCAATCTGTGGGGTGTCTAAAGATTCCCACCCTTAATTCACAGAAAGAAAAATCCAATTTGAAAAGGATACAAGGTATTTTCCGCATCAATGAAGATGATCTTCCCTCCACTATATCCATTTTCACCAGGCAACTGGGCTGTAACTTTAAAGAGATGAACTGACACTAAGGATTCAGCTCATAAGCGAGCATTTAAAGAAAGCTCTTTAACCTAATCACAATTCTAGTCAATCGCTGGATATTTTGTCACCTACcacacagtgtgtgagagagttgaGTCTTTCCCGTTCTGAACTCTGCATAAAGAggtattaataaaaataaaaaaaaacaattcagacAAGAAGGGCTAAAAATGAAAGGGGACAACAGAGCATAACTGCAGCTTACCTCCAAAAGCTTCAGTGATCGCCATACTCTCTACTCCTCCTCCAAGAAGTTTACTAAAGagaaatttgttgttgttttttaaacctgGATTGTAACATATGGCTAAGTACAATACATTTCCTTATACTGCAGTAACTCGGATCCCGTCACACTTGAGTTGTAACAGTATACAACAATAACGTTAAAAGTAACACTACAGAGATATTTCGATAGCAATAAACATAGTGACGCTCTCCATAATATACAATACATCATAGTATGGAGGTTATGTCAATGTTAACAGACAATAGATGAAGTGCtcatgataaataaatagaaattatATCGTTCAAAAGTGGTCTTGTGATGCTGTAGCAACACTACAACAACCATGACCAGTTATTACTATAATGTATTAGTATATCATACCATACTTTATTTGTAGCTTGTATCAGAGCTTAAGTGCAACAGAACTGTATGAAAAGCCAAAATGTTAGGGTTGAAATAAGTGTGACCTCTGATACCACTAATCATTGAAATAGTTCATTTTCAGTGTGCAGTTTATAATATAGAGCTACACAAATAACTGCCTAGACACTACTGCATTATacactaggggtgtaacaatacaCTCGGGTCACAATTCGATTCTCTTCACAATATGGCATTCACGATTCCAATCATTTCGTttctaaattttatttatttaattaatttttttgcaaaatttgaatgaggaaaaattatcactgaaaataataattttttatttctgtataataaacaatgcaaaacaatatgcgtttttgtctgtataaaatgtaaaaaaaaatgctatgaacagaggtttaatattgtagaCAAAATGTTCTACAGGTTAACAACAtcttaaaaaatacataaataaatgcataaattctCCCAAATGTTTTGATTGAATAAACAACGTGTCTGACTTGGGGACTCGATCaactgaaacataatgagctcagaagcagaaatagagctccaaagtcaaataaaatggcaggtttcaACAGTCTCGTTCTCAGGCAGCAGAGATCACAGAGGCGTGTAGATGGTGTTGTTTGAAGAGACATACGAGCTCATTTAAACTGTTCTAATGTGGTTGTGGAAccgtatataatgtatattgtaTAGTGTTGGTCATTGCAATCTGGAGCTATAGGGCTATCAGTCACTTCATAAGTGCAGATGATTTCCGTCTTGGTAATGGTTCTCGTTAAAGGCTCTCCATTATTTTAACTCTAAAGGggcctttcacactgagcgcgATTAAGCGATGCGTTTGTACGACGCGATGACACTCTTGAATCTAAACAATAGATCCCTATGGAGCTATTCACACCAGGTGACAAagcgagatttttttttcaagcagtGTTGATTTTTCCCCGTTGCGCCGCGATGAAACGGGCcgtccaattagatttgagctttagatcacgTGCCCGGAGCCGCTACTATTGCACAGAAGGGGCAAGATTGGTGGTGCTatagcacagaaagctgttgtgagaaccagtgtaaacacTGAAGGAAAGTATTTTCAACGGATGttgagttcttgttatcattgGTGTTTGAGAACTTTTTGATAAAAGTCACAGCCAAATACCATTTTCAAAtccatttcctttctttttctgtacTTCATAACAGTTTGTGTGCCTTGTGGTGCTACACACCAACATTTACATGATTCTTTTTCTCGGTAGTCAAAGACGATAGGTCAATCAGCTGAACAGTGTGTtgcgccacctagtgtgcagGTGTAAAATGCATTCTCGGTCAGTGCCACCTATCTGGCAGGCGTGAACTAGCCGAAGCCGATCAATCGTTTCGCGTTCACTGTAAAAGCACCGTTATTCTGTGATTTGCTTCGCTTTATCGTGTTGCGCTCAGCGTGAAACGGCCTAAGGGCTTCAAAGAGCGGGACCTCTGGTGAACAAACAGTGCATCTGCATTACGTGCATAATTAATAGAACGCTGATATCGCAGCGCATCACAATGCATCGTGTCATGATGCATCGGTACACCCTTATTATAGACTGCTCAATTATGCTTAATTATGCCAGTGACATACTGATAGACTATCTATAATTTAATTCTTACTCAAACTCCAAACTGCCTGTTGTGATGTGGAATACTTGTTTCCTTTTCATACTGTATTCTGAAGCTGTCTGAAATCCACTCATCtgaagcaaacaaaaataatgaacactatattaaaaaaaacatcacaggaCTAGGCAAGATGCTACACTTCATTCCTTAACCCAACAAGCCCTGATAAAATCCTGTATGACTTTTCCAGAAGGAAGTGAGCATTACCAGCAACTTCCCAGCAGCTTCCTTGATTTTCTCCACTTTGGCTTCAGATAAACCCTTAACGTTGCAGAGGGCACGACGTGTGGTCATCTGGATCCCTTTTACCGTACAAATTCCCACCGACTTCAGCTTTTTGATATCCGCCATGTTCTATGAAGAGTACACGAAGAACACAGTGACAATTACTATAGGCTGTCATGATGATAACTGATTTTATTATAacattaaatatcattttactCACAATGCCATATTTCTGTAGGAGTTCAATGTCTTGGAAGAAAGATTCCTGAAAGTTAACAGAAATGACAAAAtcttcataaaatattttttatgcacCCAAGTGAAATAAACTAAAGTGACTATTCCTGGTGAAGCCGAGGAAACTGTATAATTAGACTGAGAGTGCTCAGTATAATCATGGCTATTgtagtgtaaatgtttattaattagCAAATTAGCTCACCTCATCATCCTGATACCCTGCTTCATCTTCCACAACTTGGTCCTCCACTGATTTCATACTGTGAATGACCACCAAGTGCGTCTCATGAGATTTGTTTTGTAATTAAAAGAGAGCAGCTGTGCTGTTTTCTGTAAAATACTTAGCTATCTAGCTACATAATACTGTCTAACGTTGCTAGCTACAGGCTTTTACATACAGCTAGTTCGTTAGGCAgcgattttttttaatgattctaTCAACAATTTTTTCTGTAAcgataaaaaaatacacattttattaattttatttttatgttttaaagttTATTAACACATACTGCCTTACCTGTAAAGCACACAGGTTGTCAAGCTAACTAAATATAGTTCCTGGAGATTTGATTTGAAAATTGCCAATCGTCTCAGAAGTACAGAGCGcgcgcaaacacacacgcacgcacgcacacacacgcacgcgcacacacacacacacactgtcgcCTCAGCTCTGCTCTGGCAAATACTAAAAGTGAAATCATATACAGTTTTATGACAGATTTATGTTTTGTGACAtgaaataatgtaatatacaaACATAACATACAAAGTAAAATAATCTCATATTATCTCATATATTCTCGTTGCTGAAATACTCAAAAATGATGTTTCatgtgaacatttcatgtgaaagTTCTTGTCCTGTATGTGCATGATTGTATGCAATGAGCCGTTGCCAGATGATTAgttgattggataattacatgatatgagtggcttggtggttagcacgtttgcctctcacctccagggtttgcCTTGGACCTCCCCTGGTAGAGTATaatatataggctatataagcggtgcagaaaatggatggatggatggatggatgtgcaggtgtacaggcgTTCCTAATATAATGGACAGTGAGTATATGTATGGAAAGATTTCCACAATTTTCCTAGGgtttttgtttcagtaaatggTACTGgttgattcattcatcttcactaatACCCAAGTCAGGGTCACAgtagatccagagcctatcccagaaacacatcctggatgggacagCAGTCCATCaaagagcaccatgcacacattcataGCCAGTAACATAGGCAATCCTCGGTTGGGGTAATCCTCAGCCTGAAACCTGAAGCCTAAAGCCTGTATGCACAcctttgaacatttttattgaaaaggGGCACTAGTGTGTGCTTATGAGACACAACTGGGGCTCTAGCTGGCACTCTGAGTGTTCGGTTCTTCTTCTTTGTGCGGTCTTGAGATACGGGTCGCTGTCTCTGCACGCCGTTTGTAGGGCAAAGAACGCATCCTTTGGGACTGGCTCAGGAACTGAGCTTTTTCAGAACAGGTCAAGGTAGGTACCAGGCAGGGCCTGCACTCCCCTCTTGGAGGTGCTGAGCTTCATTGTGCCACACTGGGATTGAAGGACTTTTTAGCCCATATGCCTCTAGGCTCTGAAGGCTTGTCTGGGACCTAATTGGAGGATTGATGTGGTGGCTGTCGCTTTGGGATAGACGAAGCTGGAGAACACGCCTCAGCAAATGTCTGCCAAAGTGTCTGGGAGGGGGCCGTTTGCTTCTTGGGGAAGCACAGTTGGAGCACTTAAccctccctctttttttcctcacaccaCTTTTGCATTGTTGCCATTGCAGGTCCAAAAAGGCTTTTTGGGTCCCCCTTTAGCTCCTTTTACCaggtttgctggaattttttttaccactcttccatgcaatattctttcagttgccaGATGTTTgagggctgtttttttttttttttacatgtactggCTGTTTCAAAAAcgccacaacatttcaatgggattcaaatccaggctttgactaggtcaCTCCAccatccatttcttctttttaagatattccttggtggatttgctagtgtgtttaggattattatcttgttgaaaggtccatgtttggttcaacttcaactttcggacagatggcctcacattaccTTCAagtactctttgatatgatgcagaattcatcatagttgaatcaatgaatgcaagctgtctagTCCATGCGgtagcgaagcaaccccaaactataacatttccaccactgtgcttcacattTGGTATGAGGCACTTCTCCTGAAAATCTATATTTGATCTGcgtcaaacatgtctgctgttactgtggccaaacaactctatctttgatttgtctgtccagagcacattattccaaaaggcctggtctttacctatatgctcattggcaaactgtagtcttgcaaagacttttacctggcacgcctcccatgcaggtcaaattagtacaatctctttctgattgttgaagcatgcactttgacaccaacagttgcaagacttactagcagatcctgtaatgaaattttggggttcttggagacttctttttgcatcagatggtctgctcttgggctgaatttgctgggacggccagtcctggataaATTGgcagtttgaaatctgcaccatttggaGATGACTTCCCTCagagtggaatgatgtattttaaataatttggtgatctttttaaatcccctgccagactcataggcatccacaaccttttttctgaaggcctttcaaaactctttagatcttggcctgatgacaccacacacctcaatagcaaagagaacaccagacactagatatgagaggggtataaataagacaggttccacctgcactccctaagcaggttatAATCACTGGTACctaatcttgaacacctgattctaattttatggatttgaaagtgtgataaatgtaggggtgtactttctttttctataaaagaatatcacatctattgatatttctgttgaacaaaTGATtgaagctaattttccttgtggttttgttcaagtacatcagcttcattaatagacactgtttcaaagatgaccAAATGTTTACTTgcccaaatatgtcaaaaaagccaacaatttccatggggtgtactcatttttcaCGACTGTAGATGTCAGGAGACTGTTCTAGCTAACATGTTCGGTCACTTTAAGAACAATTGCGCTTCTGTTTTTCCTTAATATTGCTCAAGTCAAGTAGATGTCACTTTAGTTACTGTTAGTCTAGAATCACAGCTAATTGAGCAGCCTCCTTGAGCTCCAGCCAGTTGTGACCCAATAATAAACCCATTCTCAAAGTTACTTATCTTTTCCTCTCGCTGTCTTGATTGAGAATGGAGGCAAACTATGGTCAGCATGTTACTACATGTCACAGAGCATGGTATGATGTTAATTGAATCACTCACCATCAACCACTATCTGGAAACATCCACACTCATTGTTTCTTCACTTTTACTTTATCCATTCTATTTAGGTGTTGTCTAAGTTATTTGTATTTGAAAGGATAAAGTGAAAATCTATAGATATACAACAGAAGTtcaaagtaattaaacatattgataaatttacatttatcaaGTAGCTAATGCAGttctatttttgtgtatgtagtgtgtgtactaTGTTGTGATGCTCACTGTCTAATTATCAGACTGCCTTTAAACATTAGAAACtaattatgttatttatttattttatttctgaagaCATCAAATAGACAAAGATCATCTGAAGACTTTCTGGAGGAGCAGAGATAGTTTTCTATGAAAGTGCTACAGATGATGTTCTTTAATATGTCACAGAGATGTACTAAAATGAATACAGTATTCTTGAGTGAAGAATTTTATGACACCTTTACATCATTTATGTCTTTCTCCTTTTCTGACCTCTGTATTTCTTATTGGAAGGCAGCTACAAGCAAGTAGTTGACACTTTGACAAAACAATATACAACATACTCGGTTAGCATTTATAGTGTATTGTTTTTGTCACTGTTTCCACTTTATACTGTCatgatttaaaacacacacacaaaggtttCTGATGACTGGTGCATATCCAAACAAACATggagttgttttgtttatatgtatgtatgtatgtatgtatgtatgtatgcatacatgtaagagaaaaaaaaacccactttatTACAGTATTGGAGTACTACTATTAATCTTTTATCTTCTGAAAGACAAAtgtaaagacaaaaaacaaacaaacaaaaacaaaaaatattggatGACTGATTCCATGAATGAAGCCAGCTCAtgtctccttttcttcttcattcagATGATTAAAAGACTTATTTCCAGGTCCCCTGTGAACTGAAGCTTAAGGATGGGGTATGAACCATTTCTTCAGACCTTTCCAGGAGCAACAGGTGCCATTCCAGGAATTACACCAGATATCCCGGCATTTGGCCCCAATAGGATCTGAGTACACAATATCCATAATCTATTATTTAATGCACTATTTAAAAAGCATGCACAGAAGAGAAGCCTAAAACATATCTACAAAAATCAGATTTTATACAATCTAGTTTTTCATATACAAGAAAAACACATACCTTTTACTGTAGTCATCACACTTTATGTGGATGTAATAgttcaaaaataaagaatacCACCAACCACCACTAAATATGCTAACAAGATTTCAATTGACATTGATCATTTAAGACTTGAAGGCatattaaccaaaaaaaagccTATCTACACTCATTTTAGAATAAAACTCCTCAGTTCATTGCTAAACATTACCTGTCTCTGTtgttgtagctgctgttgttcCAACTGTAATCTCTCTGTTTCGAACACGACTGGAAGAACCAGGATCATAAATGAAGTGGTGCCGATCCACAGTGCAGTGCGGGAAAAACTACAGGAGAACAGGAAAGTGGGGGTG is a window encoding:
- the dmc1 gene encoding meiotic recombination protein DMC1/LIM15 homolog; translated protein: MKSVEDQVVEDEAGYQDDEESFFQDIELLQKYGINMADIKKLKSVGICTVKGIQMTTRRALCNVKGLSEAKVEKIKEAAGKLLMSGFQTASEYSMKRKQVFHITTGSLEFDKLLGGGVESMAITEAFGEFRTGKTQLSHTLCVTAQLPGENGYSGGKIIFIDAENTFRPDRLKDIADRFNVDHEAVLDNVLYARAYTSEHQMELLDFVAAKFHEEGGVFKLLIIDSIMALFRVDFSGRGELAERQQKLAQMLSRLQKISEEYNVAVFVTNQMTADPGAGMTFQADPKKPIGGHILAHASTTRISLRKGRGEMRIAKIFDSPDMPENEATFAITAGGVADAKE